The following are from one region of the Knoellia sp. p5-6-4 genome:
- a CDS encoding phosphatase PAP2 family protein produces the protein MRLRGDTLSEERIGQRDLAQWRSEPGRWLVRVAFSLARWTAARWVLVVTAAIGGVLVVLLTSVSAEVYEAVTENDGVAGLDQPVLEQAVRWRSPGLNEAVTAFTDIGGAVGMPVLVTVAVLAMVLLWRSWTPLVLTLVAAAGSLAMTVSGKELIGRARPPLHLAVPPYEESPSFPSGHTLNSTVLIGLLVYLLLRRLDSARVRAAVLVAGGAFVGAMGLSRVFLGHHWLTDVMVGWTLGLAWLIVVVTAHRLFLTVRRARGEEAAGAQASSAVQESPARVNPNRS, from the coding sequence CGGAGCCCGGGCGCTGGCTGGTGCGCGTGGCGTTCTCGCTCGCCCGCTGGACGGCCGCGCGCTGGGTCCTCGTCGTCACGGCGGCGATCGGCGGCGTGCTCGTCGTGCTGCTCACGTCCGTCTCGGCCGAGGTCTACGAGGCTGTGACCGAGAACGACGGCGTGGCCGGGCTCGACCAGCCCGTGCTCGAGCAGGCGGTGCGCTGGCGCAGTCCCGGCCTCAACGAGGCGGTCACGGCCTTCACCGACATCGGGGGCGCGGTGGGAATGCCGGTCCTCGTGACCGTGGCCGTGCTCGCCATGGTGCTGCTGTGGCGCTCCTGGACGCCGCTGGTCCTCACCCTGGTGGCGGCGGCCGGGTCGCTGGCCATGACCGTCTCGGGCAAGGAGCTGATCGGCCGGGCCCGCCCGCCGCTGCACCTCGCCGTGCCGCCCTACGAGGAGTCGCCGTCGTTCCCCAGCGGCCACACCCTGAACTCCACCGTCCTCATCGGCCTGCTCGTCTACCTGCTGCTGCGACGGCTCGACAGCGCGCGCGTCCGTGCGGCGGTGCTCGTCGCCGGTGGCGCCTTCGTCGGTGCGATGGGGCTGAGCCGGGTCTTCCTGGGCCACCACTGGCTGACCGACGTCATGGTCGGCTGGACCCTGGGGCTGGCCTGGCTGATCGTGGTGGTAACCGCCCACCGGCTCTTCCTCACCGTGCGACGGGCCCGCGGCGAGGAGGCGGCCGGGGCTCAGGCCAGCTCGGCCGTCCAGGAGTCGCCCGCGCGGGTGAAC